In the genome of Chaetodon auriga isolate fChaAug3 chromosome 15, fChaAug3.hap1, whole genome shotgun sequence, one region contains:
- the LOC143333148 gene encoding transcriptional coactivator YAP1-like isoform X4, which produces MDAHRGAPPAGQQIVHVRGDSQTELEALFSAVMNPSKAARQPASLPMRMRKLPDSFFRQPDSRGHSRQASSDGGVCGSLTPHHVRAHSSPASLPVNSLSTQAADVAAAPIIPDDMPLPHGWEMAKTPTGQRYFLNHLDKTTTWHDPRLSQLQSAAAQQHPIPGPPVHAHSLSNPAPTTQQPNINPETAQKMNPGILGLALQQRQEKDRLRCKQQGLPQQITAQEAGVRNQMPGGMDHDRNTQTLVPSLDVRIRASNHEPTLNGAHSRNESTDSGLSVSSLPRTSDHMLSSADHMDTGDSGETSSMTLQESMPVLPMSEGEELMPCIPEGLSSDLLMDMETVLSGSHMDRDSLLTWL; this is translated from the exons ATGGACGCGCACCGCGGCGCGCCTCCGGCCGGGCAGCAGATCGTGCACGTCCGCGGGGACTCGCAGACGGAGCTGGAGGCCCTGTTCAGCGCGGTGATGAACCCCAGCAAGGCGGCCCGACAGCCGGCCTCTCTGCCTATGAGGATGAGGAAGCTGCCGGACTCCTTCTTCAGGCAGCCGGATTCACGAGGCCACTCCAGACAA GCCAGTTCGGATGGAGGTGTGTGCGGCTCCCTCACTCCTCATCACGTTCGTGCCCATTCCTCCCCAGCCTCCCTCCCAGTCAACTCCCTCTCCACTCAAGCAGCAGATGTAGCAGCGGCGCCGATCATACCTGACGACATGCCACTCCCACACGGTTGGGAAATGGCCAAAACGCCTACTGGCCAACGTTACTTCCTCAA TCACCTGGATAAGACAACCACTTGGCACGACCCCCGACTCTCGCAGCTTCAGTcggctgcagctcagcagcatccTATCCCTGGCCCTCCGGTCCACGCCCACTCTCTCAGCAACCCAGCACCCACTACGCAACAACCAAACATCAATCCAGAGACAG CCCAGAAGATGAACCCTGGCATCCTTGGCTTGGCACTGCAGCAAAGGCAGGAAAAGGACAGGCTCAGATGCAAACAGCAAGGCCTGCCCCAGCAAATCACGGCACAG gaGGCAGGGGTGAGGAACCAGATGCCCGGTGGGATGGACCatgacaggaacacacagacGCTTGTTCCGTCTCTGGATGTCAGGATCAGAGCATCGAACCATGAACCCACACTTAATGG cgCTCACTCTCGCAACGAGAGCACTGACAGTGGCCTGAGCGTCAGCAGCTTACCCCGCACGTCCGACCACATGCTGAGCTCTGCGGATCACATGGACACTG GCGACTCTGGCGAGACCTCCTCGATGACCTTACAGGAGTCGATGCCTGTGCTGCCGATGTCTGAGGGCGAGGAGCTCATGCCCTGCATCCCCGAGGGTCTCAGTTCAGACCTTCTGATGGACATGGAGACCGTTCTCTCTGGGTCGcacatggacagagacagccTGCTCACCTGGCTATAG
- the LOC143333148 gene encoding transcriptional coactivator YAP1-like isoform X1, with translation MGFVATPNFGDMDAHRGAPPAGQQIVHVRGDSQTELEALFSAVMNPSKAARQPASLPMRMRKLPDSFFRQPDSRGHSRQASSDGGVCGSLTPHHVRAHSSPASLPVNSLSTQAADVAAAPIIPDDMPLPHGWEMAKTPTGQRYFLNHLDKTTTWHDPRLSQLQSAAAQQHPIPGPPVHAHSLSNPAPTTQQPNINPETGPLPEGWEQAVTADGEVYYIDHINKTTAWVDPRLAQKMNPGILGLALQQRQEKDRLRCKQQGLPQQITAQEAGVRNQMPGGMDHDRNTQTLVPSLDVRIRASNHEPTLNGAHSRNESTDSGLSVSSLPRTSDHMLSSADHMDTGDSGETSSMTLQESMPVLPMSEGEELMPCIPEGLSSDLLMDMETVLSGSHMDRDSLLTWL, from the exons atggg ATTTGTTGCGACACCAAACTTTGGCGACATGGACGCGCACCGCGGCGCGCCTCCGGCCGGGCAGCAGATCGTGCACGTCCGCGGGGACTCGCAGACGGAGCTGGAGGCCCTGTTCAGCGCGGTGATGAACCCCAGCAAGGCGGCCCGACAGCCGGCCTCTCTGCCTATGAGGATGAGGAAGCTGCCGGACTCCTTCTTCAGGCAGCCGGATTCACGAGGCCACTCCAGACAA GCCAGTTCGGATGGAGGTGTGTGCGGCTCCCTCACTCCTCATCACGTTCGTGCCCATTCCTCCCCAGCCTCCCTCCCAGTCAACTCCCTCTCCACTCAAGCAGCAGATGTAGCAGCGGCGCCGATCATACCTGACGACATGCCACTCCCACACGGTTGGGAAATGGCCAAAACGCCTACTGGCCAACGTTACTTCCTCAA TCACCTGGATAAGACAACCACTTGGCACGACCCCCGACTCTCGCAGCTTCAGTcggctgcagctcagcagcatccTATCCCTGGCCCTCCGGTCCACGCCCACTCTCTCAGCAACCCAGCACCCACTACGCAACAACCAAACATCAATCCAGAGACAG GTCCACTGCCTGAAGGCTGGGAGCAGGCTGTGACTGCAGATGGAGAGGTGTACTACATCGATCACATAAATAAGACCACCGCATGGGTCGACCCGCGTCTAG CCCAGAAGATGAACCCTGGCATCCTTGGCTTGGCACTGCAGCAAAGGCAGGAAAAGGACAGGCTCAGATGCAAACAGCAAGGCCTGCCCCAGCAAATCACGGCACAG gaGGCAGGGGTGAGGAACCAGATGCCCGGTGGGATGGACCatgacaggaacacacagacGCTTGTTCCGTCTCTGGATGTCAGGATCAGAGCATCGAACCATGAACCCACACTTAATGG cgCTCACTCTCGCAACGAGAGCACTGACAGTGGCCTGAGCGTCAGCAGCTTACCCCGCACGTCCGACCACATGCTGAGCTCTGCGGATCACATGGACACTG GCGACTCTGGCGAGACCTCCTCGATGACCTTACAGGAGTCGATGCCTGTGCTGCCGATGTCTGAGGGCGAGGAGCTCATGCCCTGCATCCCCGAGGGTCTCAGTTCAGACCTTCTGATGGACATGGAGACCGTTCTCTCTGGGTCGcacatggacagagacagccTGCTCACCTGGCTATAG
- the trpc6a gene encoding short transient receptor potential channel 6a, with protein MNHRLPAVHHNSRPAGYTDSPRARSRDNLLMYDDFGEESCCPGRCLGHSSSERQLLARLGAVKRRQPLRGPAYMFTTPSVSLSEVEQRFLEAAEYGNIPEVRRMLLQVPNLNVNAVDYMGQNALQLAVANEHLEVTELLLGREDLSRVGDALLLAISKGYVRITEALLCHPAFRDAHRLTASPAQADMLDDFYAYDEDGTRFSHDVTPVILAAHCQEYEIVYTLLSKGARIDPPHDYFCGCDSCNYQQQFDSFSHSRSRINAYRGLASPAYLSLSNEDPVLAALELSNELAMLANIEKEFKNDYCCLSSQCKDYVVGLLDLCRSTEEVDAILSGETDSEDSYDIPGRPSLTRLKLAIKYELKKFVAHPNCQQQLLSIWYENLPGLRQQTTAVKLLVVLAVAIGLPGLAVAYWIAPCSRVGRVMRSPFMKFVAHASSFTIFLGLLILNAADRFAGTTLLPNMTHHQHPGGPKFDPLLLYRMTTTPFTWMEILIISWVMGMIWAEVKEIWSQGPGEYLLEPWNFLDFGMLAIFLASFSCRFSTLRLAELAQTYVHAHYTTLINVTLPPEIHYFTLARIDWLPSDPQLVSEGLYAVAVVLSFSRIAYILPANESFGPLQISLGRTVKDIFKFMVIFILVFLAFMIGMFNLYSYYLGAKQNDAFTTLEESFKTLFWAIFGLSEVRSVVINNGHKFIENIGYVLYGVYNVTMVIVLLNMLIAMINSSFQEIEDDADVEWKFARAKLWFSYFEEGRTLPVPFNLVPSPKSVLGLAMAIRSLLLQYVAGHSEEKAGTQLNQLGEGKNSGSFGASTSPTRYQKIMKRLIKRYIIKAQADRESDEITEGELKEIKQDISSLRYELLEEKSQNMETLDGLLRRLGEISPPS; from the exons ATGAACCACAGACTGCCAGCGGTTCATCACAACAGCCGACCTGCGGGCTATACCGACAGCCCCAGGGCTCGGAGCCGTGACAACCTCCTCATGTACGATGACTTTGGAGAGGAGAGCTGTTGCCCTGGACGATGCCTTGG ccacagcagctctgagagacAGCTCTTGGCTCGTCTCGGTGCAGTTAAACGTCGCCAGCCTCTTCGCGGTCCGGCCTACATGTTCACAACTCCCTCAGTCAGCCTGTCAGAGGTTGAGCAGCGTTTCCTGGAGGCAGCTGAGTACGGCAACATACCAGAGGTGCGGCGCATGCTGCTCCAAGTTCCCAACTTGAATGTCAACGCTGTGGACTACATGGGCCAGAATGCATTGCAGCTGGCTGTAGCCAACGAACACCTGGAGGTGACAGAACTGCTGCTGGGGAGGGAGGATTTGTCCAGAGTGGGTGACGCCCTCCTGTTAGCCATAA GTAAAGGTTATGTTCGTATCACCGAGGCCCTGTTGTGTCACCCAGCGTTCAGAGATGCCCATCGTCTGACAGCGAGCCCAGCTCAGGCAGACATGTTGGACGACTTCTATGCTTATGATGAGGACGGGACAAG GTTCTCTCATGATGTTACTCCAGTGATCCTTGCAGCGCACTGCCAGGAGTACGAGATAGTTTACACCCTGCTGAGTAAAGGGGCTCGCATCGATCCTCCTCATGATTACTTCTGTGGCTGCGACTCCTGCAACtaccagcagcagtttgactcCTTCAGCCACTCAAGGTCGAGGATCAACGCCTACAGAGGACTCGCCAGTCCTGCTTACCTTTCCCTCTCCAATGAGGACCCGGTGCTGGCAGCCCTGGAGCTCAGCAACGAACTGGCCATGCTGGCTAATATTGAGAAAGAATTTAAG AACGACTACTGCTGTCTGTCGAGCCAGTGTAAAGACTATGTGGTGGGCCTTCTGGATCTGTGTCGCAGCACTGAGGAGGTGGACGCCATATTAAGCGGAGAAACAGACTCTGAAGACAGCTATGATATACCAGGTCGCCCCTCCCTCACACGCCTCAAATTAGCCATCAAGTATGAACTCAAAAAG TTTGTGGCTCATCCTaactgccagcagcagctgctgagtaTCTGGTATGAGAATCTGCCCGGCCTCAGACAACAAACCACTGCTGTCAaactgctggtggtgctggcgGTGGCTATAGGACTGCCTGGACTGGCTGTGGCTTACTGGATCGCTCCGTGCAGCAGA GTGGGGAGGGTGATGCGAAGCCCCTTCATGAAGTTCGTAGCTCACGCCTCATCCTTCACAATTTTTCTGGGTCTTCTGATCCTGAATGCTGCTGACCGTTTCGCGGGCACCACCCTGTTGCCGAACATGACCCACCATCAGCACCCAGGAGGACCCAAATTCGACCCGCTGTTGCTCTACCGCATGACCACGACACCCTTCACGTGGATGGAGATCCTCATCATTTCATGGGTCATGG GTATGATCTGGGCTGAGGTGAAGGAGATCTGGAGTCAAGGGCCGGGGGAGTACCTGCTGGAACCGTGGAACTTCCTGGACTTTGGGATGCTGGCGATCTTCCTCGCCTCCTTCAGCTGCCGCTTCTCCACTCTGAGACTCGCTGAATTAGCCCAGACCTATGTACACGCACACTACACCACACTGATTAATGTCACACTGCCTCCTGAGATACACTACTTTACACTGG CACGAATCGACTGGTTGCCGTCAGATCCCCAGCTGGTGTCGGAGGGCCTGTACGCCGTCGCGGTGGTGCTGAGCTTCTCTCGGATTGCTTACATCCTCCCAGCCAATGAGAGCTTCGGCCCACTGCAGATCTCTTTAGGGAGGACCGTCAAGGACATCTTCAAGTTCATGGTCATCTTCATCTTGGTCTTTCTGGCGTTCATGATCGGCATGTTCAACCTGTACTCTTACTACCTGGGAGCGAAGCAGAACGATGCCTTCACCAC CCTGGAAGAGAGCTTCAAGACGTTGTTCTGGGCTATATTTGGACTGTCCGAGGTCAGGTCTGTCGTGATCAATAACGGACACAAATTCATCGAGAACATTGGCTATGTGCTGTATGGGGTTTACAACGTTACCATGGTGATAGTGCTGCTCAACATGCTCATCGCCATGATCAACAGTTCCTTCCAGGAGATTGAG gatgatgctgatgttgagTGGAAGTTTGCACGGGCCAAGCTCTGGTTCTCCTACTTTGAGGAGGGACGGACGCTCCCTGTGCCCTTTAACCTGGTCCCCAGTCCAAAATCTGTCCTGGGACTGGCCATGGCCATCAGGTCCCTGCTCCTGCAGTATGTGGCAGGTCACAGTGAGGAGAAAGCCGGGACCCAGCTCAACCAG CTCGGAGAAGGCAAAAATTCAGGTTCATTCGGTGCTTCTACCAGCCCAACCAGatatcag AAGATCATGAAGCGACTGATCAAGCGTTACATCATCAAAGcccaagcagacagagagagtgacgAGATCACTGAAG GCGAGCTGAAAGAGATCAAGCAGGACATCTCCAGTCTGCGGTATGAGCTGCTAGAGGAGAAATCACAGAACATGGAGACACTGGACGGACTGCTGAGGAGGCTGGGAGAGATCAGTCCACCTTCGTAG
- the angptl5 gene encoding angiopoietin-related protein 5, which translates to MMWTTSVLLLLLPHLLSSTDTGNGAHLNQSEIVNEDFSDAPVKDQKSPAGVKVRDTCSIPCDITAKLLRDEKHSICGQLQQSLLAFGRSTRKLIRDVMEEQQRALDILSSQVTELMTRVQTLSSEVQRSNTEMYSIKPVQSHGRDCSDIKDTLMSVVPKIPSGIYIIHPDNTDSSFEVFCEMDYMGGGWTVMQRRTDGLTDFKRPWADYADGFGHLAGEHWLGLKKVFHIVNQKETRFQLHMALVSSDDVTAYASYDDFRLDSETQFFSIHLGRYAGSAGDAFRGYEQEQNQDTAPFSASDVDNDGCNPFCSINNRTVESCSAQHNHTGWWFNQCGLANLNGSPEDAELNQGQRMHILWDTWRQNGVPHTIKSVTMKIRRIATNN; encoded by the exons ATGATGTGGACAAcatctgtcctcctgctgcttttgccTCATCTGCTTTCCTCCACA GACACAGGAAATGGTGCACACTTGAACCAATCAGAAATAGTCAATGAGGACTTCTCTGATGCTCCTGTCAAAGACCAGAAGTCTCCAGCAGGGGTCAAAGTTCGGGACACGTGCTCCATCCCGTGTGATATCACTGCCAAGCTGCTACGAGATGAGAAGCATTCAATCTGTG gCCAGTTGCAGCAGTCTCTGTTGGCGTTTGGACGCAGCACCCGGAAGCTGATTAGAGATGTGatggaagagcagcagagagcccTGGACATCCTCAGCAGTCAG GTCACAGAGCTGATGACCAGGGTGCAGACGCTCAGCTCTGAGGTTCAGAGAAGCAACACTGAGATGTACTCCATTAAACCCGTGCAGTCCCACG GACGGGACTGCAGCGACATCAAGGACACTCTTATGTCCGTCGTCCCCAAAATCCCCAGCGGTATTTACATCATCCACCCGGACAACACCGACTCTTCATTTGAG GTTTTCTGTGAGATGGACTACATGGGTGGCGGATGGACGGTGATGCAGCGGAGGACTGATGGGCTGACTGACTTCAAACGACCCTGGGCTGATTATGCTGATGGCTTCGGACACCTGGCAG gaGAACACTGGCTGGGTCTGAAGAAGGTATTTCATATAGTAAACCAGAAAGAAACTCGGTTCCAGCTTCACATGGCGCTGGTCTCCAGTGATGACGTCACTGCTTATGCATCATATGATGATTTCCGCCTGGACAGTGAAACCCAGTTCTTCAGTATACACCTGGGCAGATATGCAGGCAGCGCAG GTGACGCATTTCGTGGCTACGAGCAGGAGCAGAACCAGGACACGGCTCCGTTCAGCGCCTCAGATGTGGACAACGACGGCTGTAATCCTTTCTGCTCCATCAACAACCGCACGGTGGAGAGCTGCAGTGCTCAGCACAACCACACAGGATGGTGGTTCAACCAGTGTGGCCTGGCAAACCTCAACGGCTCCCCTGAAGATGCCGAGCTGAACCAGGGACAGAGGATGCACATCCTGTGGGACACCTGGAGACAGAACGGGGTCCCACACACCATCAAATCTGTCACGATGAAGATCAGGAGGATTGCAACCAATAACtga
- the LOC143333148 gene encoding transcriptional coactivator YAP1-like isoform X2: protein MDAHRGAPPAGQQIVHVRGDSQTELEALFSAVMNPSKAARQPASLPMRMRKLPDSFFRQPDSRGHSRQASSDGGVCGSLTPHHVRAHSSPASLPVNSLSTQAADVAAAPIIPDDMPLPHGWEMAKTPTGQRYFLNHLDKTTTWHDPRLSQLQSAAAQQHPIPGPPVHAHSLSNPAPTTQQPNINPETGPLPEGWEQAVTADGEVYYIDHINKTTAWVDPRLAQKMNPGILGLALQQRQEKDRLRCKQQGLPQQITAQEAGVRNQMPGGMDHDRNTQTLVPSLDVRIRASNHEPTLNGAHSRNESTDSGLSVSSLPRTSDHMLSSADHMDTGDSGETSSMTLQESMPVLPMSEGEELMPCIPEGLSSDLLMDMETVLSGSHMDRDSLLTWL, encoded by the exons ATGGACGCGCACCGCGGCGCGCCTCCGGCCGGGCAGCAGATCGTGCACGTCCGCGGGGACTCGCAGACGGAGCTGGAGGCCCTGTTCAGCGCGGTGATGAACCCCAGCAAGGCGGCCCGACAGCCGGCCTCTCTGCCTATGAGGATGAGGAAGCTGCCGGACTCCTTCTTCAGGCAGCCGGATTCACGAGGCCACTCCAGACAA GCCAGTTCGGATGGAGGTGTGTGCGGCTCCCTCACTCCTCATCACGTTCGTGCCCATTCCTCCCCAGCCTCCCTCCCAGTCAACTCCCTCTCCACTCAAGCAGCAGATGTAGCAGCGGCGCCGATCATACCTGACGACATGCCACTCCCACACGGTTGGGAAATGGCCAAAACGCCTACTGGCCAACGTTACTTCCTCAA TCACCTGGATAAGACAACCACTTGGCACGACCCCCGACTCTCGCAGCTTCAGTcggctgcagctcagcagcatccTATCCCTGGCCCTCCGGTCCACGCCCACTCTCTCAGCAACCCAGCACCCACTACGCAACAACCAAACATCAATCCAGAGACAG GTCCACTGCCTGAAGGCTGGGAGCAGGCTGTGACTGCAGATGGAGAGGTGTACTACATCGATCACATAAATAAGACCACCGCATGGGTCGACCCGCGTCTAG CCCAGAAGATGAACCCTGGCATCCTTGGCTTGGCACTGCAGCAAAGGCAGGAAAAGGACAGGCTCAGATGCAAACAGCAAGGCCTGCCCCAGCAAATCACGGCACAG gaGGCAGGGGTGAGGAACCAGATGCCCGGTGGGATGGACCatgacaggaacacacagacGCTTGTTCCGTCTCTGGATGTCAGGATCAGAGCATCGAACCATGAACCCACACTTAATGG cgCTCACTCTCGCAACGAGAGCACTGACAGTGGCCTGAGCGTCAGCAGCTTACCCCGCACGTCCGACCACATGCTGAGCTCTGCGGATCACATGGACACTG GCGACTCTGGCGAGACCTCCTCGATGACCTTACAGGAGTCGATGCCTGTGCTGCCGATGTCTGAGGGCGAGGAGCTCATGCCCTGCATCCCCGAGGGTCTCAGTTCAGACCTTCTGATGGACATGGAGACCGTTCTCTCTGGGTCGcacatggacagagacagccTGCTCACCTGGCTATAG
- the LOC143333148 gene encoding transcriptional coactivator YAP1-like isoform X3, protein MGFVATPNFGDMDAHRGAPPAGQQIVHVRGDSQTELEALFSAVMNPSKAARQPASLPMRMRKLPDSFFRQPDSRGHSRQASSDGGVCGSLTPHHVRAHSSPASLPVNSLSTQAADVAAAPIIPDDMPLPHGWEMAKTPTGQRYFLNHLDKTTTWHDPRLSQLQSAAAQQHPIPGPPVHAHSLSNPAPTTQQPNINPETAQKMNPGILGLALQQRQEKDRLRCKQQGLPQQITAQEAGVRNQMPGGMDHDRNTQTLVPSLDVRIRASNHEPTLNGAHSRNESTDSGLSVSSLPRTSDHMLSSADHMDTGDSGETSSMTLQESMPVLPMSEGEELMPCIPEGLSSDLLMDMETVLSGSHMDRDSLLTWL, encoded by the exons atggg ATTTGTTGCGACACCAAACTTTGGCGACATGGACGCGCACCGCGGCGCGCCTCCGGCCGGGCAGCAGATCGTGCACGTCCGCGGGGACTCGCAGACGGAGCTGGAGGCCCTGTTCAGCGCGGTGATGAACCCCAGCAAGGCGGCCCGACAGCCGGCCTCTCTGCCTATGAGGATGAGGAAGCTGCCGGACTCCTTCTTCAGGCAGCCGGATTCACGAGGCCACTCCAGACAA GCCAGTTCGGATGGAGGTGTGTGCGGCTCCCTCACTCCTCATCACGTTCGTGCCCATTCCTCCCCAGCCTCCCTCCCAGTCAACTCCCTCTCCACTCAAGCAGCAGATGTAGCAGCGGCGCCGATCATACCTGACGACATGCCACTCCCACACGGTTGGGAAATGGCCAAAACGCCTACTGGCCAACGTTACTTCCTCAA TCACCTGGATAAGACAACCACTTGGCACGACCCCCGACTCTCGCAGCTTCAGTcggctgcagctcagcagcatccTATCCCTGGCCCTCCGGTCCACGCCCACTCTCTCAGCAACCCAGCACCCACTACGCAACAACCAAACATCAATCCAGAGACAG CCCAGAAGATGAACCCTGGCATCCTTGGCTTGGCACTGCAGCAAAGGCAGGAAAAGGACAGGCTCAGATGCAAACAGCAAGGCCTGCCCCAGCAAATCACGGCACAG gaGGCAGGGGTGAGGAACCAGATGCCCGGTGGGATGGACCatgacaggaacacacagacGCTTGTTCCGTCTCTGGATGTCAGGATCAGAGCATCGAACCATGAACCCACACTTAATGG cgCTCACTCTCGCAACGAGAGCACTGACAGTGGCCTGAGCGTCAGCAGCTTACCCCGCACGTCCGACCACATGCTGAGCTCTGCGGATCACATGGACACTG GCGACTCTGGCGAGACCTCCTCGATGACCTTACAGGAGTCGATGCCTGTGCTGCCGATGTCTGAGGGCGAGGAGCTCATGCCCTGCATCCCCGAGGGTCTCAGTTCAGACCTTCTGATGGACATGGAGACCGTTCTCTCTGGGTCGcacatggacagagacagccTGCTCACCTGGCTATAG